In Gracilibacillus salitolerans, the sequence GTGTACTTGCGACTGACTTAGACCTCTTTTGGGAGGAACTAGTCAATCAGGCAGACCTTCCTTATGATAAAATCCGAGCCATTTACAGAACGGAAATTCGCGAACAACTATGGCAAGGTGATATTTCAGAGTATAATTTTTGGCAATGGCTTGATTATACATTTCCCGGAATCAACTTAGAATATTTACAAACAGTTATGCAGAAAAGCTTAGTTGAACTTGAAGGTATCCATCATGTTGAAACATGGAGTGCAGTCAGCAACATACATATTTTGAGTAACCACCGCTTAGAATGGCTTCAACCAGTTATTAATCGGCTCCAACCTTATTTAACTAGCTCCACTATTTCTTCTGAAGTTGGTGTCGCAAAGCCAGACCCAAGGATTTATGAGATTTGC encodes:
- a CDS encoding HAD family hydrolase; this encodes MMKKFQLILDVGGVLATDLDLFWEELVNQADLPYDKIRAIYRTEIREQLWQGDISEYNFWQWLDYTFPGINLEYLQTVMQKSLVELEGIHHVETWSAVSNIHILSNHRLEWLQPVINRLQPYLTSSTISSEVGVAKPDPRIYEICDNQLDFDRPILFVDNKKENLIPAVELGWQTIHADPDNEWIAKVDRLVLG